The Amycolatopsis endophytica genome includes the window GCTTGTCGCCGAAGACGAGCTCGGAGATCGTGTCGTAGAAGTCTTCCGGGGCAGGCAGGAACTCGATGCGGTTGAGCGCCTGGATCTGACCGGCCGACTCGACCACGACGGTGCCGTAGCCGAACATCCGGCCCCACGCCGAGCGCTCGTAGGTCAGGTCGGTGACCTTGGAGATCGGCATCATCGCGACCTTGGTGGTGATGACGCCGCTGGTGAGCACGAACCGTTTGTCGGTCACCACCAGCCGTTCGACCCACCATTCGATGACCTTGAACGCGTAGACGACGACCACGAGCAGCGCCGCGTACCAGAGGATGTTCTGCACGATCCACAGGGACGGCGGCAGCAGGTAGGACACCATCACGGCGATGGCGAGCAGCGCCGCCGACTCGAAGGTGTCCCAGGCGAGGTACGCCCAGTGCCTGCGGACCCGGACCACGCGCCGCTCGGTGTCGAGCAGGTACTCGTCGGGGTCCCGTGGGGCGAACATCAAGTCAGCCTATCCGGCCGCCTACGAAGTGAACACGTTGCTGACGAAGGTGATGACGGCTTCGGCCGACTCACGGAGGAAGTCGACGATGTTGCCGACCAGGTTGGCCGCGTTGCCCGGCTGGGCGATCACGAAGAACAGCACCAACGCGATACCCACGAGCCCGGCAATCTTCTTCGCGTTCACAACGATCAATCCCGTCTCTTACTCCGACATCGGACTGGCAAGCTCACCAGTAACGTTGTACCGCACTCCGCAGGGTTACGGGAGGTAAGTCCCGCGCTTGGGTCAGTGTCCGGCTGTGATCTACTCGGTTGGTTACTCTCCGCTCTCGGCGGTCCCGGGTTAGGCTGCCCTCATGAGCGCGAACGGTGCGGCTTCCGTGCGCTGCGTAGGCGGCATCTTGCACGATCAAGAAGGTCGGCTGCTGCTCGTCCGGCGCGCGAACGATCCCGGACGCGGACTGTGGTCGATCCCCGGCGGACGCGTGGAACCAGGCGAAACGGACAGCGCGGCGCTCGTGCGGGAGATGCGCGAGGAGACCGGGCTGCTCGTGCGGCCGGAAGCGCTGGTGGGCCATGTGGTCCGCGGCCGTTACGCCATTTACGACTACACCTGCACGATCGAGGGCGGCTCCCTGCGGGCCGGCGACGACGCCGCGGAAGCCCGCTGGATCGACTCGGCGGCCTTCGCGACCCTCGCCCTGACCGACGGCCTCGCCGACACCCTCCGCGACTGGAACCTGCTGCCCCGCCACTGAGAGCGCTTCCCCCATGTGGCATCGGGGAAGCCATCAGCCCTGGATGCGCGTCTGCGTCTCACCCCAGTCGCGGTCGCGGAGCTGGAACTTCTGGATCTTGCCGGTCGACGTCTTGGGCAGCGCGTCGACGAACTCGATGTGGTCGGGGACCTTGTAGCGGGCGATCTGCGAGCGCACGTGCTCGCGCAGCTCCTCCGCCGTCACGGACGCGCCCGGTCGCAGCACGACGTAGCCCTTCGGCCGCTCGCCCCACTTCTCGTCGGGCACGCCGACCACCGCGACCTCCGCGACCGCCTCGTGCGAGTCCAGCGCCGCCTCGACCTCGATCGTCGAGATGTTCTCGCCCCCGGAGACGATGATGTCCTTCGCCCGGTCGCGCAGCTGGATGTAGCCGTCCGGATGCCACACACCCAGATCGCCCGAGTGGAACCAGCCGCCGCGGAACGCGTGCGCGGTCGCCTCCGGGTCACCGAAGTAGCCGGACATCACGTTGTTCCCGCGCATCACGACCTCGCCCATCGTGACACCGTCGCGCGGCACGTCACGCATCTGCTCGTCGACCACCCGGATGCCGTCGGTGACGACCATGCCGACGCCCTGCCGCGCCATCAGCGTGCTCCGCTCGGCGATGTCGAGCTTCGTCCAGCCCTCCTGCGGCTCGCACACCGTGTACGGGCCGTACGTCTCGGTCAGCCCGTACACGTGCACCAGCCGCGCGCCCAGGTCGGTCATGCGGCGGATCACCGTCGGCGAAGGCGGCGCGCCCGCCGTCGTGACCACCACTTCGCGGCCCAGCGGATGCGCCCCGGAGTACCCGGCGATCGTGTTCAGCACCGTCGGTGCGCCGTTGAGGTGCGTGATGCCCTCGCTGTCCAGCAGGCGCCAGATCTCCGCCGCGTCGACCGCACGCAGGCACACGTGCGTTCCGCCGATCGCGGTGACCGCCCACGGGGTGCACCAGCCGTTGCAGTGGAACATCGGGAGTGTCCACAAATACCGGGACTCCGGCGAATGGTCCGAATGGATGATCTCGGCGAGTGAGTTCAGGTAGGCGCCACGATGGTGGTACTGCACGCCCTTCGGACGGCCCGTCGTCCCGGACGTGTAGTTGATCGAGATCGTGGAACGCTCGTCCTCGACCGTCCACGGCAGCGGCTCGTCGCTCCCCCGCGCCAGCAGCTCGTCGTAGGAAATCCCGCCGACGGCCGGGTCGGGCGACGCGCCGTCCACCACCGTCACCACGGACACCCCGTGGTCCGCGGGCACCGAGGAGTGCAACGCGGCGTCGACGACCAGCACCTTCGCCCCGGAGTGGTCGAGGATGTAGCGGATCTCGGCCGGCGCGAGACGCGTGTTGATCGCCACCAGCACCGCACCGGCCAGCGGCACCGCGAAGTGCGCGACCAGCATCTCCGGGATGTTCGGCAGTAGGTAGGCGACCCGGTCACCCGGCTCGACGCCGCTCGCGCGCAGCGCACGCGCCACGCGGGTCGCCTCGGCCGCGAACTCGCGGTAGCTCACGCGGCGCTCGCCGTGCACGATCGCGTCCTTGTCGGGGAAGACCTCGGCGGCGCGTTCCAGGAAGGCCAGCGGGGTGAGCGGGGTGAACCACGTGTCCATGGCCCACATCCTCACCGCACCGGGCCCTGCCGCACAACAGCTACGAGGCCAGCCAGGTCATCCGCGCGCCGTAACGCGTCGTCCGGGCCAGTGCGGTCGCCTCCCAGCCGTCGGCGGTCCGGCGCGCGAGACCGAGCGTCGTCAGCCCGTCACCGGAGAAGGCCAGGTCGTCCCGTCCCGGCAGCACCTCCCCGAGGCCGTGCTCGTACGTCTCGTCCATGACCCACCACAGTGGACGGGAAGCGCCGAGGACGGCCAGGCGGGACAGGAACTCCGCCCGGCCCTCGTCACCCACGTGGCCCAGCGTCCGGCTGGTGAGCACCACCAGCGGCGCGTCCGCGGGCAGCCGGGACAGCGCCTCGTCCAGGCCGCCGACCGCGTCCCCTTCGACGACCTCCGGCGGCGACTTCCGCTGCGCCAGCGCGGCCGCCCGCAGCAGCCGCACCCGGTCCGGCTGGTCGGCCCACACGCAGGCCTCCAGCCACGCCAGTTCATCCTCATCGGACAGATCCAGCGGCCGCGTGTCGAGACCGGCGCGCGCCACCACGGTCAGCTTCTTGGGCAGTTTCGGCAGCACCGCACCGGGAGCGAGATCCAGCGCGCAGTGCAACCCGACCGCCGCCTTCGCCGGGCCGGCGACCAGCTGCTCACCGCCGTCGCACTGGTAGCGGAAGGCGTACTTGTCCATCCCCAGCAGCAATCCGCCCGCGGCACCCACCTCGAGCAGCGCGATCTTGCCGCCCGCCTGCTTGGCCGCCATCGCGACCGCCGGGTACGCGCACGCGGCCCGCCGCACCTCGTTGTTCGCCAGCGACCGCGACGCGAGCATCCCGGCCGCGGCGTCGGCGTTGGCGAGCAGGAACTCGCGGAACACCGGCCACGTCTGGCCGTCGACGCCGTCGAATCCGCCCAGCGACGGGTAGTAGCGGGACAGCGGGTGGATCGGATCGGCCTGGATGAGCCGGTGCGCGACCGCGAACAACAGCGCCGGGCTCGCGCTGTCCGGGGCGGCGGCCAGCAGTCCGGCGACCTCGTCGTCCCCGGCGGCCTCCGACGCGAGGTGCTCGTAGAGCGGGGACTCACCCGACGCGCCCCCGGCGAACTCGTTCAGCTGCCGTTTGGCCTCGGCCAACCCGATCGTCACCCGGTCTCCTCACTCGTGCGGCACGGGGCGACCCGGTTGTTCGCCCCCGCGCACCTCACCGTAGCTCTGCTTGGGCACCAGAACCTTGCGCCGGAAGATGCACACGATCGTGCCGTCCTGCTTGTAACCGCGGGTTTCCACGTACACCACACCGCGGTCGTCCTTGGACTTCGACGGGGTCTTCTCCAGCACCTCGGTCTCACCGTAGATGGTGTCACCGTGGAAAGTCGGCTTGACGTGCCGCAGTGACTCGATCTCCAGGTTCGCGATCGCCTTGCCCGACACGTCCGGCACGGACATGCCCAGCAGCAGCGAGTAGATGTAGTTGCCCACCACCACGTTCTTGCCGAAGTCCGTGGTCTCGCCCGCGTAGTGGGCGTCCAGGTGCAGCGGATGGTGGTTCATGGTGAGCAGGCAGAACAGGTGGTCGTCGTATTCGGTGACCGTCTTGCCGGGCCAGTGCTTGTACACCGCACCCACCTCGAACTCCTCGAAGTACCTCCCGAACTGCACTGGTCGACCTCCCTGCGGGTAACGCCACACCGACCTGGAGCGACGTCAACTGATGTTGAGGAGTACCCTCGACCACTGGCGGCGGTGCGTCAACGCGACAGCCGCCACGTTGCCGGTCCGGCTGGAGGAGGTGAGGAACGCACGATGAGTAGTGGCGATAGTCCGCTCCCTAGTAAACCCAGCGTTTCCCTCCGCACGGCCGGATCCACTCCTCGCCGTTAGGCCTCATCTCGCCCTGGGAAGCGCTGGTCAGCGCCGGGCGGCCCACCACGTGCCCGTCCCGGCGGTCGTAGTACGCAGTGCGAAAGCCAGGAGATCCCATGCCTGCGATTCCCTCCCTCGGTGGCCTGCGCGGCCGCGGCAACGGCCGGTCGGCCCGTGTCGAGCCGCCGGTCCCGGCGCCGGTGTCCGCCTACATCGTCGACTGCGCCGTGTACGTCGACGGCGAGCGCCTGCCCGGGCGCTGGACGCACGCCGAGGCGATCAAGGAGGTCCGGCGCAGGCGGGACGGGTTCGTCTGGATCGGCCTGCACGAGCCCGACGAGCAGCAGATCCAGGGCATCGCGGACGTCTACGGCCTGCACGAGCTGGCGGTGGAGGACGCCGTCCAGGCGCACCAGCGGCCCAAGCTCGAACGCTACGACGACACGTTGTTCATGGTGCTCAAGACGGTCCGCTACGTCGAGCACGAGTCGCCGACCACGGCCAACGAGATCGTGGAGACCGGCGAGCTGATGGCGTTCCTCGGGCTGGACTTCATCATCACCGTCCGGCACGGCGCCCACTCCGGGCTCGCCCGCCTGCGGCGCGAACTCGACGAGGACGCGGAACGCCTGGCCGGCGGACCGGCCGCCGTGCTGCACGCCATCACCGACCTGATCGTCGACCAGTACCTCGACGTCACCTCGGCGATCGAGGAGGACATCGACGAGATGGAGGCGCGCGTGTTCGCACCCCGCTCGGCGGTCAGCGCGGAGCAGATCTACCTGATGAAACGCGAGGTGCTGGAGCTGCGCCGCGCGGTGCTGCCGCTGGTCACGCCGGTGCGGCGGCTGGCCGAGGGCTTCACCCGGCTGGTGCCCGACGTCGTCCGCTCCTACTTCCGCGACGTCGACGACCACCTGACCACCGTGTCGGAGCGGGTGGGCAACTTCGACGAGCTGCTGACCACGCTGGTCAACGCGACGGTCGCGAAGATCACGCTGCAGCAGAACACCGACATGCGCAAGATCACCGCCTGGGCGGCGATGATCACGGTGCCGACGATGATCGCCGGTATCGAGGGCATGAACTTCGACTACATGCCGGAACTGCGCTGGCAGTTCGGCTATCCGGCGGTCCTGATCCTCATCCTCGGGATCTGTCTCCTTCTCTACCGAATATTCCGGAAGAACAAGTGGCTCTGACCCATTCCTGAACTGTTCACCGGAAGGAGTTTCGCCATGACCAGACTGCTCACGAGCCTCAAGTTCTGGGCCCTCGCCATGGCAGTCGTGTGGATCGCGGTGGTGGCCGTCCTGATCGCGGGCCATCCGGAACTCGCGCAGTCGCACTGACGAGTCCCTATCGTTGGACCCATGCGTGCGCTGGTGGTCGCCGACGAGGTCGACGAAGCGCTGTGGGCCGGTCTCGGTCCCGGTTGCGACGTCGGCCTCGTGCTGGCCGCCGGCGACCTGCCCTTCGACTACCTGGAGTTCCTGACCGACGCGCTGGGTGGCGTGCCGTGCGTGTTCGTGCCCGGCAACCACGACCCCGACCTGTCCGGGTTCACCCGTCACGGCGGGCTGTCCCTGCGGGCCGGGTTCCCGCAGCACTGGCCCGGCCCGGCGGGCGGGATCGACGCCGACGGCCGGGTGGTCGACGTGTGCGGCCTGCGGATCGCCGGACTGGGCGGCTCCCTCCGCTACAGCGACGGCCCGAACCAGTGGACGCAGGCGCAGCAGGCCCGCCGGGCCCGGCGCCTGATGCGCCTCGCCGCACGTCGGCGGCGCCGGGACGGGCGCGGCGTCGACGTCCTGCTCACCCACGCGCCACCGCGCGGCGTCGGCGACCGCGAAGACCAGCCGCACCGCGGCTTCGACTGCCTGCACGCCACGGTCGAGCGGATGCGGCCGGACTGGTTGCTGCACGGCCACATCCACCCCTACGGCGAGCGCCCGCGCGAGCACCGGATGGGCGGCACACGCGTCCGGAACGTGGTGGGACGGCACGTCATCGAGTTCACCCCGCACGAGGTGCGCACATGAACGCACGCGACACGGGTTTCCCCCGCGCCGACGCCGAGCACGACTTCCTGCGCGCCCGGCGGCGGCAGGTGCTGGGCAGGCTCGCGAACTGGCTGCGCCGGGAACCCGACGACGTCAACATCATGCTGCCGTTCGACGAGGTCGTGGAGGCACTCGGCTACGTCGGCGAGCGGCGGATCGGGATGCGCATGGTCCCGCTCGGATCGATCGTCGGCAGCGTCGACCGCAGCCGCGACTTCGATCGCCGCTTCCGGCCGACGTCGGGCCGGGTGCGGGAACGCTGGGAG containing:
- a CDS encoding PH domain-containing protein, with the protein product MFAPRDPDEYLLDTERRVVRVRRHWAYLAWDTFESAALLAIAVMVSYLLPPSLWIVQNILWYAALLVVVVYAFKVIEWWVERLVVTDKRFVLTSGVITTKVAMMPISKVTDLTYERSAWGRMFGYGTVVVESAGQIQALNRIEFLPAPEDFYDTISELVFGDKHKQSERFSMIKAQRLARGKKIVG
- a CDS encoding metallophosphoesterase family protein; the protein is MRALVVADEVDEALWAGLGPGCDVGLVLAAGDLPFDYLEFLTDALGGVPCVFVPGNHDPDLSGFTRHGGLSLRAGFPQHWPGPAGGIDADGRVVDVCGLRIAGLGGSLRYSDGPNQWTQAQQARRARRLMRLAARRRRRDGRGVDVLLTHAPPRGVGDREDQPHRGFDCLHATVERMRPDWLLHGHIHPYGERPREHRMGGTRVRNVVGRHVIEFTPHEVRT
- a CDS encoding acyl--CoA ligase family protein translates to MDTWFTPLTPLAFLERAAEVFPDKDAIVHGERRVSYREFAAEATRVARALRASGVEPGDRVAYLLPNIPEMLVAHFAVPLAGAVLVAINTRLAPAEIRYILDHSGAKVLVVDAALHSSVPADHGVSVVTVVDGASPDPAVGGISYDELLARGSDEPLPWTVEDERSTISINYTSGTTGRPKGVQYHHRGAYLNSLAEIIHSDHSPESRYLWTLPMFHCNGWCTPWAVTAIGGTHVCLRAVDAAEIWRLLDSEGITHLNGAPTVLNTIAGYSGAHPLGREVVVTTAGAPPSPTVIRRMTDLGARLVHVYGLTETYGPYTVCEPQEGWTKLDIAERSTLMARQGVGMVVTDGIRVVDEQMRDVPRDGVTMGEVVMRGNNVMSGYFGDPEATAHAFRGGWFHSGDLGVWHPDGYIQLRDRAKDIIVSGGENISTIEVEAALDSHEAVAEVAVVGVPDEKWGERPKGYVVLRPGASVTAEELREHVRSQIARYKVPDHIEFVDALPKTSTGKIQKFQLRDRDWGETQTRIQG
- a CDS encoding magnesium and cobalt transport protein CorA, yielding MPAIPSLGGLRGRGNGRSARVEPPVPAPVSAYIVDCAVYVDGERLPGRWTHAEAIKEVRRRRDGFVWIGLHEPDEQQIQGIADVYGLHELAVEDAVQAHQRPKLERYDDTLFMVLKTVRYVEHESPTTANEIVETGELMAFLGLDFIITVRHGAHSGLARLRRELDEDAERLAGGPAAVLHAITDLIVDQYLDVTSAIEEDIDEMEARVFAPRSAVSAEQIYLMKREVLELRRAVLPLVTPVRRLAEGFTRLVPDVVRSYFRDVDDHLTTVSERVGNFDELLTTLVNATVAKITLQQNTDMRKITAWAAMITVPTMIAGIEGMNFDYMPELRWQFGYPAVLILILGICLLLYRIFRKNKWL
- a CDS encoding DUF2332 domain-containing protein produces the protein MTIGLAEAKRQLNEFAGGASGESPLYEHLASEAAGDDEVAGLLAAAPDSASPALLFAVAHRLIQADPIHPLSRYYPSLGGFDGVDGQTWPVFREFLLANADAAAGMLASRSLANNEVRRAACAYPAVAMAAKQAGGKIALLEVGAAGGLLLGMDKYAFRYQCDGGEQLVAGPAKAAVGLHCALDLAPGAVLPKLPKKLTVVARAGLDTRPLDLSDEDELAWLEACVWADQPDRVRLLRAAALAQRKSPPEVVEGDAVGGLDEALSRLPADAPLVVLTSRTLGHVGDEGRAEFLSRLAVLGASRPLWWVMDETYEHGLGEVLPGRDDLAFSGDGLTTLGLARRTADGWEATALARTTRYGARMTWLAS
- a CDS encoding MaoC family dehydratase; protein product: MQFGRYFEEFEVGAVYKHWPGKTVTEYDDHLFCLLTMNHHPLHLDAHYAGETTDFGKNVVVGNYIYSLLLGMSVPDVSGKAIANLEIESLRHVKPTFHGDTIYGETEVLEKTPSKSKDDRGVVYVETRGYKQDGTIVCIFRRKVLVPKQSYGEVRGGEQPGRPVPHE
- a CDS encoding NUDIX hydrolase codes for the protein MSANGAASVRCVGGILHDQEGRLLLVRRANDPGRGLWSIPGGRVEPGETDSAALVREMREETGLLVRPEALVGHVVRGRYAIYDYTCTIEGGSLRAGDDAAEARWIDSAAFATLALTDGLADTLRDWNLLPRH